A genomic stretch from Ovis canadensis isolate MfBH-ARS-UI-01 breed Bighorn chromosome 5, ARS-UI_OviCan_v2, whole genome shotgun sequence includes:
- the TRMT1 gene encoding tRNA (guanine(26)-N(2))-dimethyltransferase isoform X1, which yields MICPPTVPTCRRPGPNPGSVHRDQFDFRCLERRIGGQRRARMSRARTVLWLSPTLRSVLSLYRARFMEGQPQGPPNPAAMENGTEPNREERPPGFQETTITEGAAKIVFPSANEVFYNPVQEFNRDLTCAVITEFARIQLAAKGIQIKVPGEKDVQKVVVDLSEPKEDKAEPKEGANLALEDQPRTAAVGEICEEGLRVLEGLAASGLRSIRFAREVPGLRSVVANDASARAVALMRRNVQLNEVAHLVQPSQADARMLMYQHQKASERFDVIDLDPYGSPASFLDAAVQAVSEGGLLCVTCTDMAVLAGNSGETCYSKYGAMALKSRACHEMALRTVLHSLDLRANCYQRFVVPLLSISADFYVRVFVRVFTGQAKVKASASKQALVFQCVGCGAFHLQRLGKASAASGGRLKFSAACGPPVAPECEHCGQRHQLGGPMWAEPLHDLEFVGRVLEAVSANPGRFHTAERIRGVLSVITEELPDVPLYYTLDQLSSTIHCNTPSLLQLRSALLHAGFRVSLSHACKNAVKTDAPSSALWDIMRCWEKEYPVKRERLSESSPAFRILRVEPRLQANFTIRDDANPSSRQRGLKRFQANPEANWGPRPRARPGGKAAGETVEERRRLLQNKRKEPVEDPAERAAWLKTFPCKRFKEGTCQQGDQCCYSHSAPSPKATAEATPTDCPEAPSQNPAEPGAATGPGIE from the exons ATGATCTGCCCGCCCACTGTGCCAACATGTCGGCGCCCAGGTCCTAATCCGGGAAGCGTGCACCGAGACCAGTTCGATTTTCGGTGTCTCGAGAGACG GATTGGCGGGCAGAGGCGCGCGCGGATGTCCCGTGCGAGGACCGTTCTGTGGCTAAGCCCGACTCTCCGCTCCGTCCTCAGTCTCTACAGAGCCCGGTTTATGGAGGGGCAGCCCCAAGGGCCGCCGAATCCAGCAGCCATGGAGAATGGCACCGAGCCGAACAGAGAAGAGCGCCCACCTGGGTTTCAGGAGACGACGATCACCGAGGGGGCAGCCAAGATCGTCTTTCCCAGCGCCAACGAAGTTTTCTACAACCCAGTGCAAGAGTTCAACCGGGACCTAAC ATGCGCTGTGATCACGGAATTTGCTCGTATTCAGCTTGCGGCCAAAGGAATCCAGA TCAAGGTGCCAGGTGAGAAGGATGTGCAAAAGGTGGTCGTGGACTTGTCAGAGCCAAAGGAGGACAAGGCTGAACCGAAAGAGGGTGCAAACCTCGCCCTGGAAGACCAGCCTCGAACAGCCGCCGTGGGGGAGATCTGTGAG GAAGGCCTGAGAGTGCTGGAAGGCCTGGCGGCTTCCGGCTTACGTTCCATTCGCTTTGCTCGAGAGGTGCCTGGTCTCCGATCCGTGGTTGCCAATGACGCCTCTGCCCGAGCTGTGGCTCTTATGCGCCGTAATGTGCAGCTCAACGAAGTGGCCCACCTAGTACAGCCCAGCCAGGCAGATGCCCG GATGCTGATGTACCAGCACCAGAAGGCGTCGGAGCGCTTTGACGTCATCGACCTCGACCCTTACGGCAGCCCCGCCTCTTTCCTGGACGCCGCCGTGCAGGCTGTGAGTGAAGGAG GGCTGCTGTGCGTCACCTGCACAGACATGGCGGTCCTGGCGGGGAACAGCGGGGAGACCTGCTACAGCAAATACGGGGCCATGGCCCTCAAGAGCCGGGCCTGCCACGAGATG GCCCTGAGGACTGTCCTGCACAGCCTGGATCTCCGTGCCAACTGCTACCAGCGCTTCGTGGTGCCACTGCTCAGCATCAGCGCTGACTTCTATGTACGGGTTTTCGTTCGTGTCTTCACTGGCCAGGCCAAGGTCAAGGCCTCAGCCAG CAAGCAGGCTCTGGTGTTCCAGTGCGTGGGCTGCGGGGCCTTCCACCTGCAGCGCCTTGGCAAAGCATCAGCAGCCTCCGGTGGCCG GCTCAAGTTCTCTGCAGCCTGTGGTCCCCCCGTGGCCCCTGAGTGCGAGCACTGTGGGCAGCGACACCAG CTCGGAGGCCCCATGTGGGCAGAGCCCCTCCATGACCTGGAATTCGTGGGCCGTGTCCTCGAGGCTGTGAGCGCCAACCCTGGCCGCTTCCACACCGCAGAGCGGATCCGAGGAGTGCTGAGTGTCATCACGGAG GAGCTCCCGGACGTGCCTCTCTACTACACGCTGGACCAGCTGAGCAGCACCATCCACTGCAACACGCCCAGCCTCCTGCAGCTGCG GTCGGCCCTCCTCCATGCCGGCTTCCGGGTCTCCCTCTCCCACGCCTGTAAGAATGCCGTGAAGACAGACGCCCCCTCCTCGGCCCTCTGGGACATCATGCGGTGCTGG GAGAAGGAGTATCCAGTGAAACGGGAGCGCCTGTCAGAGAGCAGCCCGGCCTTCCGCATTCTCAGGGTGGAGCCCAG GCTGCAGGCCAACTTCACCATCCGGGACGATGCCAACCCCAGCTCCCGCCAGCGAGGACTCAAGCGCTTCCAGGCCAACCCTGAGGCCAACTGGGGTCCCCGGCCCCGTGCCCGGCCAGG AGGCAAGGCAGCAGGAGAAACTGTGGAAGAGAGACGTAGGCTGCTCCAAAATAAGCGAAAGGAGCCGGTGGAGGACCCGGCTGAGCGGGCCGCCTGGCTCAAGACATTTCCCTGCAAGAGGTTCAAGGAG GGCACCTGTCAACAGGGGGACCAGTGCTGCTACTCACATAGCGCCCCCTCACCCAAGGCCACTGCTGAAGCCACCCCCACTGACTGTCCAGAGGCCCCCAGTCAGAACCCCGCTGAGCCTGGGGCTGCTACTGGTCCAGGCATAGAGTGA
- the TRMT1 gene encoding tRNA (guanine(26)-N(2))-dimethyltransferase isoform X3: protein MICPPTVPTCRRPGPNPGSVHRDQFDFRCLERRIGGQRRARMSRARTVLWLSPTLRSVLSLYRARFMEGQPQGPPNPAAMENGTEPNREERPPGFQETTITEGAAKIVFPSANEVFYNPVQEFNRDLTCAVITEFARIQLAAKGIQIKVPGEKDVQKVVVDLSEPKEDKAEPKEGANLALEDQPRTAAVGEICEEGLRVLEGLAASGLRSIRFAREVPGLRSVVANDASARAVALMRRNVQLNEVAHLVQPSQADARMLMYQHQKASERFDVIDLDPYGSPASFLDAAVQAVSEGGLLCVTCTDMAVLAGNSGETCYSKYGAMALKSRACHEMALRTVLHSLDLRANCYQRFVVPLLSISADFYVRVFVRVFTGQAKVKASARLKFSAACGPPVAPECEHCGQRHQLGGPMWAEPLHDLEFVGRVLEAVSANPGRFHTAERIRGVLSVITEELPDVPLYYTLDQLSSTIHCNTPSLLQLRSALLHAGFRVSLSHACKNAVKTDAPSSALWDIMRCWEKEYPVKRERLSESSPAFRILRVEPRLQANFTIRDDANPSSRQRGLKRFQANPEANWGPRPRARPGGKAAGETVEERRRLLQNKRKEPVEDPAERAAWLKTFPCKRFKEGTCQQGDQCCYSHSAPSPKATAEATPTDCPEAPSQNPAEPGAATGPGIE from the exons ATGATCTGCCCGCCCACTGTGCCAACATGTCGGCGCCCAGGTCCTAATCCGGGAAGCGTGCACCGAGACCAGTTCGATTTTCGGTGTCTCGAGAGACG GATTGGCGGGCAGAGGCGCGCGCGGATGTCCCGTGCGAGGACCGTTCTGTGGCTAAGCCCGACTCTCCGCTCCGTCCTCAGTCTCTACAGAGCCCGGTTTATGGAGGGGCAGCCCCAAGGGCCGCCGAATCCAGCAGCCATGGAGAATGGCACCGAGCCGAACAGAGAAGAGCGCCCACCTGGGTTTCAGGAGACGACGATCACCGAGGGGGCAGCCAAGATCGTCTTTCCCAGCGCCAACGAAGTTTTCTACAACCCAGTGCAAGAGTTCAACCGGGACCTAAC ATGCGCTGTGATCACGGAATTTGCTCGTATTCAGCTTGCGGCCAAAGGAATCCAGA TCAAGGTGCCAGGTGAGAAGGATGTGCAAAAGGTGGTCGTGGACTTGTCAGAGCCAAAGGAGGACAAGGCTGAACCGAAAGAGGGTGCAAACCTCGCCCTGGAAGACCAGCCTCGAACAGCCGCCGTGGGGGAGATCTGTGAG GAAGGCCTGAGAGTGCTGGAAGGCCTGGCGGCTTCCGGCTTACGTTCCATTCGCTTTGCTCGAGAGGTGCCTGGTCTCCGATCCGTGGTTGCCAATGACGCCTCTGCCCGAGCTGTGGCTCTTATGCGCCGTAATGTGCAGCTCAACGAAGTGGCCCACCTAGTACAGCCCAGCCAGGCAGATGCCCG GATGCTGATGTACCAGCACCAGAAGGCGTCGGAGCGCTTTGACGTCATCGACCTCGACCCTTACGGCAGCCCCGCCTCTTTCCTGGACGCCGCCGTGCAGGCTGTGAGTGAAGGAG GGCTGCTGTGCGTCACCTGCACAGACATGGCGGTCCTGGCGGGGAACAGCGGGGAGACCTGCTACAGCAAATACGGGGCCATGGCCCTCAAGAGCCGGGCCTGCCACGAGATG GCCCTGAGGACTGTCCTGCACAGCCTGGATCTCCGTGCCAACTGCTACCAGCGCTTCGTGGTGCCACTGCTCAGCATCAGCGCTGACTTCTATGTACGGGTTTTCGTTCGTGTCTTCACTGGCCAGGCCAAGGTCAAGGCCTCAGCCAG GCTCAAGTTCTCTGCAGCCTGTGGTCCCCCCGTGGCCCCTGAGTGCGAGCACTGTGGGCAGCGACACCAG CTCGGAGGCCCCATGTGGGCAGAGCCCCTCCATGACCTGGAATTCGTGGGCCGTGTCCTCGAGGCTGTGAGCGCCAACCCTGGCCGCTTCCACACCGCAGAGCGGATCCGAGGAGTGCTGAGTGTCATCACGGAG GAGCTCCCGGACGTGCCTCTCTACTACACGCTGGACCAGCTGAGCAGCACCATCCACTGCAACACGCCCAGCCTCCTGCAGCTGCG GTCGGCCCTCCTCCATGCCGGCTTCCGGGTCTCCCTCTCCCACGCCTGTAAGAATGCCGTGAAGACAGACGCCCCCTCCTCGGCCCTCTGGGACATCATGCGGTGCTGG GAGAAGGAGTATCCAGTGAAACGGGAGCGCCTGTCAGAGAGCAGCCCGGCCTTCCGCATTCTCAGGGTGGAGCCCAG GCTGCAGGCCAACTTCACCATCCGGGACGATGCCAACCCCAGCTCCCGCCAGCGAGGACTCAAGCGCTTCCAGGCCAACCCTGAGGCCAACTGGGGTCCCCGGCCCCGTGCCCGGCCAGG AGGCAAGGCAGCAGGAGAAACTGTGGAAGAGAGACGTAGGCTGCTCCAAAATAAGCGAAAGGAGCCGGTGGAGGACCCGGCTGAGCGGGCCGCCTGGCTCAAGACATTTCCCTGCAAGAGGTTCAAGGAG GGCACCTGTCAACAGGGGGACCAGTGCTGCTACTCACATAGCGCCCCCTCACCCAAGGCCACTGCTGAAGCCACCCCCACTGACTGTCCAGAGGCCCCCAGTCAGAACCCCGCTGAGCCTGGGGCTGCTACTGGTCCAGGCATAGAGTGA
- the TRMT1 gene encoding tRNA (guanine(26)-N(2))-dimethyltransferase isoform X2 encodes MICPPTVPTCRRPGPNPGSVHRDQFDFRCLERRLYRARFMEGQPQGPPNPAAMENGTEPNREERPPGFQETTITEGAAKIVFPSANEVFYNPVQEFNRDLTCAVITEFARIQLAAKGIQIKVPGEKDVQKVVVDLSEPKEDKAEPKEGANLALEDQPRTAAVGEICEEGLRVLEGLAASGLRSIRFAREVPGLRSVVANDASARAVALMRRNVQLNEVAHLVQPSQADARMLMYQHQKASERFDVIDLDPYGSPASFLDAAVQAVSEGGLLCVTCTDMAVLAGNSGETCYSKYGAMALKSRACHEMALRTVLHSLDLRANCYQRFVVPLLSISADFYVRVFVRVFTGQAKVKASASKQALVFQCVGCGAFHLQRLGKASAASGGRLKFSAACGPPVAPECEHCGQRHQLGGPMWAEPLHDLEFVGRVLEAVSANPGRFHTAERIRGVLSVITEELPDVPLYYTLDQLSSTIHCNTPSLLQLRSALLHAGFRVSLSHACKNAVKTDAPSSALWDIMRCWEKEYPVKRERLSESSPAFRILRVEPRLQANFTIRDDANPSSRQRGLKRFQANPEANWGPRPRARPGGKAAGETVEERRRLLQNKRKEPVEDPAERAAWLKTFPCKRFKEGTCQQGDQCCYSHSAPSPKATAEATPTDCPEAPSQNPAEPGAATGPGIE; translated from the exons ATGATCTGCCCGCCCACTGTGCCAACATGTCGGCGCCCAGGTCCTAATCCGGGAAGCGTGCACCGAGACCAGTTCGATTTTCGGTGTCTCGAGAGACG TCTCTACAGAGCCCGGTTTATGGAGGGGCAGCCCCAAGGGCCGCCGAATCCAGCAGCCATGGAGAATGGCACCGAGCCGAACAGAGAAGAGCGCCCACCTGGGTTTCAGGAGACGACGATCACCGAGGGGGCAGCCAAGATCGTCTTTCCCAGCGCCAACGAAGTTTTCTACAACCCAGTGCAAGAGTTCAACCGGGACCTAAC ATGCGCTGTGATCACGGAATTTGCTCGTATTCAGCTTGCGGCCAAAGGAATCCAGA TCAAGGTGCCAGGTGAGAAGGATGTGCAAAAGGTGGTCGTGGACTTGTCAGAGCCAAAGGAGGACAAGGCTGAACCGAAAGAGGGTGCAAACCTCGCCCTGGAAGACCAGCCTCGAACAGCCGCCGTGGGGGAGATCTGTGAG GAAGGCCTGAGAGTGCTGGAAGGCCTGGCGGCTTCCGGCTTACGTTCCATTCGCTTTGCTCGAGAGGTGCCTGGTCTCCGATCCGTGGTTGCCAATGACGCCTCTGCCCGAGCTGTGGCTCTTATGCGCCGTAATGTGCAGCTCAACGAAGTGGCCCACCTAGTACAGCCCAGCCAGGCAGATGCCCG GATGCTGATGTACCAGCACCAGAAGGCGTCGGAGCGCTTTGACGTCATCGACCTCGACCCTTACGGCAGCCCCGCCTCTTTCCTGGACGCCGCCGTGCAGGCTGTGAGTGAAGGAG GGCTGCTGTGCGTCACCTGCACAGACATGGCGGTCCTGGCGGGGAACAGCGGGGAGACCTGCTACAGCAAATACGGGGCCATGGCCCTCAAGAGCCGGGCCTGCCACGAGATG GCCCTGAGGACTGTCCTGCACAGCCTGGATCTCCGTGCCAACTGCTACCAGCGCTTCGTGGTGCCACTGCTCAGCATCAGCGCTGACTTCTATGTACGGGTTTTCGTTCGTGTCTTCACTGGCCAGGCCAAGGTCAAGGCCTCAGCCAG CAAGCAGGCTCTGGTGTTCCAGTGCGTGGGCTGCGGGGCCTTCCACCTGCAGCGCCTTGGCAAAGCATCAGCAGCCTCCGGTGGCCG GCTCAAGTTCTCTGCAGCCTGTGGTCCCCCCGTGGCCCCTGAGTGCGAGCACTGTGGGCAGCGACACCAG CTCGGAGGCCCCATGTGGGCAGAGCCCCTCCATGACCTGGAATTCGTGGGCCGTGTCCTCGAGGCTGTGAGCGCCAACCCTGGCCGCTTCCACACCGCAGAGCGGATCCGAGGAGTGCTGAGTGTCATCACGGAG GAGCTCCCGGACGTGCCTCTCTACTACACGCTGGACCAGCTGAGCAGCACCATCCACTGCAACACGCCCAGCCTCCTGCAGCTGCG GTCGGCCCTCCTCCATGCCGGCTTCCGGGTCTCCCTCTCCCACGCCTGTAAGAATGCCGTGAAGACAGACGCCCCCTCCTCGGCCCTCTGGGACATCATGCGGTGCTGG GAGAAGGAGTATCCAGTGAAACGGGAGCGCCTGTCAGAGAGCAGCCCGGCCTTCCGCATTCTCAGGGTGGAGCCCAG GCTGCAGGCCAACTTCACCATCCGGGACGATGCCAACCCCAGCTCCCGCCAGCGAGGACTCAAGCGCTTCCAGGCCAACCCTGAGGCCAACTGGGGTCCCCGGCCCCGTGCCCGGCCAGG AGGCAAGGCAGCAGGAGAAACTGTGGAAGAGAGACGTAGGCTGCTCCAAAATAAGCGAAAGGAGCCGGTGGAGGACCCGGCTGAGCGGGCCGCCTGGCTCAAGACATTTCCCTGCAAGAGGTTCAAGGAG GGCACCTGTCAACAGGGGGACCAGTGCTGCTACTCACATAGCGCCCCCTCACCCAAGGCCACTGCTGAAGCCACCCCCACTGACTGTCCAGAGGCCCCCAGTCAGAACCCCGCTGAGCCTGGGGCTGCTACTGGTCCAGGCATAGAGTGA
- the TRMT1 gene encoding tRNA (guanine(26)-N(2))-dimethyltransferase isoform X4: MICPPTVPTCRRPGPNPGSVHRDQFDFRCLERRLYRARFMEGQPQGPPNPAAMENGTEPNREERPPGFQETTITEGAAKIVFPSANEVFYNPVQEFNRDLTCAVITEFARIQLAAKGIQIKVPGEKDVQKVVVDLSEPKEDKAEPKEGANLALEDQPRTAAVGEICEEGLRVLEGLAASGLRSIRFAREVPGLRSVVANDASARAVALMRRNVQLNEVAHLVQPSQADARMLMYQHQKASERFDVIDLDPYGSPASFLDAAVQAVSEGGLLCVTCTDMAVLAGNSGETCYSKYGAMALKSRACHEMALRTVLHSLDLRANCYQRFVVPLLSISADFYVRVFVRVFTGQAKVKASARLKFSAACGPPVAPECEHCGQRHQLGGPMWAEPLHDLEFVGRVLEAVSANPGRFHTAERIRGVLSVITEELPDVPLYYTLDQLSSTIHCNTPSLLQLRSALLHAGFRVSLSHACKNAVKTDAPSSALWDIMRCWEKEYPVKRERLSESSPAFRILRVEPRLQANFTIRDDANPSSRQRGLKRFQANPEANWGPRPRARPGGKAAGETVEERRRLLQNKRKEPVEDPAERAAWLKTFPCKRFKEGTCQQGDQCCYSHSAPSPKATAEATPTDCPEAPSQNPAEPGAATGPGIE; this comes from the exons ATGATCTGCCCGCCCACTGTGCCAACATGTCGGCGCCCAGGTCCTAATCCGGGAAGCGTGCACCGAGACCAGTTCGATTTTCGGTGTCTCGAGAGACG TCTCTACAGAGCCCGGTTTATGGAGGGGCAGCCCCAAGGGCCGCCGAATCCAGCAGCCATGGAGAATGGCACCGAGCCGAACAGAGAAGAGCGCCCACCTGGGTTTCAGGAGACGACGATCACCGAGGGGGCAGCCAAGATCGTCTTTCCCAGCGCCAACGAAGTTTTCTACAACCCAGTGCAAGAGTTCAACCGGGACCTAAC ATGCGCTGTGATCACGGAATTTGCTCGTATTCAGCTTGCGGCCAAAGGAATCCAGA TCAAGGTGCCAGGTGAGAAGGATGTGCAAAAGGTGGTCGTGGACTTGTCAGAGCCAAAGGAGGACAAGGCTGAACCGAAAGAGGGTGCAAACCTCGCCCTGGAAGACCAGCCTCGAACAGCCGCCGTGGGGGAGATCTGTGAG GAAGGCCTGAGAGTGCTGGAAGGCCTGGCGGCTTCCGGCTTACGTTCCATTCGCTTTGCTCGAGAGGTGCCTGGTCTCCGATCCGTGGTTGCCAATGACGCCTCTGCCCGAGCTGTGGCTCTTATGCGCCGTAATGTGCAGCTCAACGAAGTGGCCCACCTAGTACAGCCCAGCCAGGCAGATGCCCG GATGCTGATGTACCAGCACCAGAAGGCGTCGGAGCGCTTTGACGTCATCGACCTCGACCCTTACGGCAGCCCCGCCTCTTTCCTGGACGCCGCCGTGCAGGCTGTGAGTGAAGGAG GGCTGCTGTGCGTCACCTGCACAGACATGGCGGTCCTGGCGGGGAACAGCGGGGAGACCTGCTACAGCAAATACGGGGCCATGGCCCTCAAGAGCCGGGCCTGCCACGAGATG GCCCTGAGGACTGTCCTGCACAGCCTGGATCTCCGTGCCAACTGCTACCAGCGCTTCGTGGTGCCACTGCTCAGCATCAGCGCTGACTTCTATGTACGGGTTTTCGTTCGTGTCTTCACTGGCCAGGCCAAGGTCAAGGCCTCAGCCAG GCTCAAGTTCTCTGCAGCCTGTGGTCCCCCCGTGGCCCCTGAGTGCGAGCACTGTGGGCAGCGACACCAG CTCGGAGGCCCCATGTGGGCAGAGCCCCTCCATGACCTGGAATTCGTGGGCCGTGTCCTCGAGGCTGTGAGCGCCAACCCTGGCCGCTTCCACACCGCAGAGCGGATCCGAGGAGTGCTGAGTGTCATCACGGAG GAGCTCCCGGACGTGCCTCTCTACTACACGCTGGACCAGCTGAGCAGCACCATCCACTGCAACACGCCCAGCCTCCTGCAGCTGCG GTCGGCCCTCCTCCATGCCGGCTTCCGGGTCTCCCTCTCCCACGCCTGTAAGAATGCCGTGAAGACAGACGCCCCCTCCTCGGCCCTCTGGGACATCATGCGGTGCTGG GAGAAGGAGTATCCAGTGAAACGGGAGCGCCTGTCAGAGAGCAGCCCGGCCTTCCGCATTCTCAGGGTGGAGCCCAG GCTGCAGGCCAACTTCACCATCCGGGACGATGCCAACCCCAGCTCCCGCCAGCGAGGACTCAAGCGCTTCCAGGCCAACCCTGAGGCCAACTGGGGTCCCCGGCCCCGTGCCCGGCCAGG AGGCAAGGCAGCAGGAGAAACTGTGGAAGAGAGACGTAGGCTGCTCCAAAATAAGCGAAAGGAGCCGGTGGAGGACCCGGCTGAGCGGGCCGCCTGGCTCAAGACATTTCCCTGCAAGAGGTTCAAGGAG GGCACCTGTCAACAGGGGGACCAGTGCTGCTACTCACATAGCGCCCCCTCACCCAAGGCCACTGCTGAAGCCACCCCCACTGACTGTCCAGAGGCCCCCAGTCAGAACCCCGCTGAGCCTGGGGCTGCTACTGGTCCAGGCATAGAGTGA
- the TRMT1 gene encoding tRNA (guanine(26)-N(2))-dimethyltransferase isoform X6 — MRCDHGICSYSACGQRNPEMLMYQHQKASERFDVIDLDPYGSPASFLDAAVQAVSEGGLLCVTCTDMAVLAGNSGETCYSKYGAMALKSRACHEMALRTVLHSLDLRANCYQRFVVPLLSISADFYVRVFVRVFTGQAKVKASASKQALVFQCVGCGAFHLQRLGKASAASGGRLKFSAACGPPVAPECEHCGQRHQLGGPMWAEPLHDLEFVGRVLEAVSANPGRFHTAERIRGVLSVITEELPDVPLYYTLDQLSSTIHCNTPSLLQLRSALLHAGFRVSLSHACKNAVKTDAPSSALWDIMRCWEKEYPVKRERLSESSPAFRILRVEPRLQANFTIRDDANPSSRQRGLKRFQANPEANWGPRPRARPGGKAAGETVEERRRLLQNKRKEPVEDPAERAAWLKTFPCKRFKEGTCQQGDQCCYSHSAPSPKATAEATPTDCPEAPSQNPAEPGAATGPGIE, encoded by the exons ATGCGCTGTGATCACGGAATTTGCTCGTATTCAGCTTGCGGCCAAAGGAATCCAGA GATGCTGATGTACCAGCACCAGAAGGCGTCGGAGCGCTTTGACGTCATCGACCTCGACCCTTACGGCAGCCCCGCCTCTTTCCTGGACGCCGCCGTGCAGGCTGTGAGTGAAGGAG GGCTGCTGTGCGTCACCTGCACAGACATGGCGGTCCTGGCGGGGAACAGCGGGGAGACCTGCTACAGCAAATACGGGGCCATGGCCCTCAAGAGCCGGGCCTGCCACGAGATG GCCCTGAGGACTGTCCTGCACAGCCTGGATCTCCGTGCCAACTGCTACCAGCGCTTCGTGGTGCCACTGCTCAGCATCAGCGCTGACTTCTATGTACGGGTTTTCGTTCGTGTCTTCACTGGCCAGGCCAAGGTCAAGGCCTCAGCCAG CAAGCAGGCTCTGGTGTTCCAGTGCGTGGGCTGCGGGGCCTTCCACCTGCAGCGCCTTGGCAAAGCATCAGCAGCCTCCGGTGGCCG GCTCAAGTTCTCTGCAGCCTGTGGTCCCCCCGTGGCCCCTGAGTGCGAGCACTGTGGGCAGCGACACCAG CTCGGAGGCCCCATGTGGGCAGAGCCCCTCCATGACCTGGAATTCGTGGGCCGTGTCCTCGAGGCTGTGAGCGCCAACCCTGGCCGCTTCCACACCGCAGAGCGGATCCGAGGAGTGCTGAGTGTCATCACGGAG GAGCTCCCGGACGTGCCTCTCTACTACACGCTGGACCAGCTGAGCAGCACCATCCACTGCAACACGCCCAGCCTCCTGCAGCTGCG GTCGGCCCTCCTCCATGCCGGCTTCCGGGTCTCCCTCTCCCACGCCTGTAAGAATGCCGTGAAGACAGACGCCCCCTCCTCGGCCCTCTGGGACATCATGCGGTGCTGG GAGAAGGAGTATCCAGTGAAACGGGAGCGCCTGTCAGAGAGCAGCCCGGCCTTCCGCATTCTCAGGGTGGAGCCCAG GCTGCAGGCCAACTTCACCATCCGGGACGATGCCAACCCCAGCTCCCGCCAGCGAGGACTCAAGCGCTTCCAGGCCAACCCTGAGGCCAACTGGGGTCCCCGGCCCCGTGCCCGGCCAGG AGGCAAGGCAGCAGGAGAAACTGTGGAAGAGAGACGTAGGCTGCTCCAAAATAAGCGAAAGGAGCCGGTGGAGGACCCGGCTGAGCGGGCCGCCTGGCTCAAGACATTTCCCTGCAAGAGGTTCAAGGAG GGCACCTGTCAACAGGGGGACCAGTGCTGCTACTCACATAGCGCCCCCTCACCCAAGGCCACTGCTGAAGCCACCCCCACTGACTGTCCAGAGGCCCCCAGTCAGAACCCCGCTGAGCCTGGGGCTGCTACTGGTCCAGGCATAGAGTGA